ttttagttgttcctaattacttaaccattttgacaaataaagaaaggacaattttttttatctattatacttttaattaattactttgaaaaaggtagataTTCTTAAAAATCTTaggtttttaattaatttacttcataaataataggggtaaaatgataaaatcactGTATCGATCATTGTTTTCTTACTAAGTGTGTTacatttaaaagtggacaaataattaggaacaTAGAGTACTATTATGCAGAAGAAGACAAATACACATCACCTGATCATGGCGtgcttaaaaaatgaaataaagtcaagaaaagaaagggaaacaatttacttctttttttcaaactGTGCAGAGATGAGTCAACAGAAGAGAATCGTAGAAGCACGAGAGAATCAAAACATCGCTTATTCCCCAgtcttatttttattctttatctTCTTTCTCCATTTCTGCCTTTTCTTTTATACAATATATCAAATGTAGAAATTAAAGTAAGTCATTATGTGAGGAAATTTAATTCGAAAATTATTACTGTTAAAATGCTTGagaaaaaagatatttaatttgtattataatatttttacataattccCCACATTCAGTTCCTAAGCATAAATTCAAATGTGAAAAggttaaaattaaagatcaacttatttttagttaaagaaattaaaattttaaagacaAGCCGTGCAATTTCAAACGATAATATAATCTTTTCCAAGTTTGACCAGGTTGGGATGGGCAAAATAGTGGCATTTTATTCACTATTTCACCAAACCTTTTCAAAGCTACAGATGAGTGAACTCAAAAGATTCTTTTGGGCTGTTAAAATTAGACGAATAGATTTTTGGGCCGCTCAAATTTTCTCATTCATTCAAATATGATGGCGAATGCCAGACACAGCAGCAGCAAAAGGGCTTCGGTCCGTTCCTAGTAAAATTGGCAGCCCAAAATACGATCTTCTTACAAGAGGCCCAATACATAAAGCCCACGTATAATGTTGCTATCTATACCCTTTTCTTCACTTTATTTACctttttgcaaaataatttcTCACGGAAGGATTATATTTCAGTAACTAAATATTAGTCTCTACTAGTGAAGTTAAACATGTTTATTACTACACCATTATTTCATTGGAATTTGATAATTGTTAGCAATTcagaatattaaaatattcaatcGACAAAGAATGGATTGAAACTCCGTCACCACGAAATAGTTAAAAAGGAGTGTTTTGGTAccgaggaaaacatttttcaattttcttatatttggttagttcaaatatttgaaaatcttttTCTCGAGAATAATGGGttacttaaaaataaagaaaatggcTTTTCTAATGAAAGTaagaaaaataagtttcatAAGTGACATTTCAAGTTCATTATCTCATTCTCACCTACTCAATTCCCCTACAGCCCTACCCTCACCTCTGGACTATCCCCAAACCCCCACTCCCATTAGTGTTTTGCTAGAATTACATACATAGACTcttaagataatatatttttatttacttattaaatACTCAAAATCTTCACTtgttttctaataaaatatttttttcgaaaaacattttcctttcctGCTTAACACAGGCTAACATAATATCATTGAAACAATTGTAATAAGTATGAATTGAAAATTAGAGTAACACAAGTTTGCTTCTTCTTAATGTCTATGTTATGATTTGTTGGTGGTGCAGCGACATAATTGCTTGTAATTCTCTTATAAGCATTTAATAgcaatacatacaaaataatttttgaaagacTTCATTTCTAAGTAAAATAAACTAATCAatgagaaaacaaaataaaaggaagacTTTAAATCTATGTACcccaattaaatattttgactttcaTGAAATTGACTTGAGAAAATATATTATGAGAGGGGAAATGAGTAAATTAAAAGGTAAGTCACCCAATTTTGTTTCTTACTTATCAAAGAAGGTAAAATTAAAAACCAAACAgtggagaaaaataaataattaatatgatcTACTATACACACTAATATACCTAAAAAAGCAATTGATACGATCCACTACACATATTAATATACGTACCTAGATGTTCCTGCTTACAAACTAACTCTCATCAATTGGCACTAATTTAATATCAACCTTCAAGCGTAATTCATCAAACTAATTAGTTCactcaataataacatattctttatttaatacattaatatatctatatatcaTGCTACATGCATAAGagttttttcctttattttctcTTATCGATTAGAAGccatcaattttttaataacaaGGAAGATCCAATAGAAAAAACATCAATTTCTTGAACATATCCTATAAATCTATGCGCAACATTTAAATTATAAGCACTGACAAGTTAACCTTTTTACATTCATACTTGTATTACAGACGTTAGTGAATTTTAAGATGTACATTCATTGctttatgagaaaatattcCATTATGATTGACGTGATTACTAGCGAAACTAGTTAAATGCCAAATAATTAACCTATTTGCATATATAATAGAAACCTTCGCCCCAAAAGTTTTGGAGAAATAAAGAGTGGGAGTTTGGAAATTTTGTCTTAAATCCCtttgtgattttgtttgttGACAGACAAAAAGGCAGCTACAAATTCTTCATACTACATACAAAGAGACTATTAAACCATCGAATAATCAGTTCTAGCCAGGCCGATATAATAATCATTGTGGTCCACTCTACCTAGTGATGACTAATACATGGGGtagtaaaaaaatacttttggtattttaaattataaatgtatttaTTAGTTTACCTGTAAGCTACTTATAAATTTGTAAGGGCAAGTGGAAATGTGAATAAATGCGATAATATGGGTAGAAGATGAAATGGAATGGAGGGTGTGTGGTGTGCAGAAAAAAACAAAGATTGGCATATGTTGGGTGGATGGGAGCAATATACAGAATCTACTTAGAATATAAGCTTTTTAATGTATTTGGAGGTGGGTACGTTGAATAGAGCACTAAAATGAAAATTCATCAAGTGGTCCTACTCTATTAGATATGGGAACCAAAATGTCTCCTCATTTTCCTTTAACTTCAGAATGTCGAGCGCACAATTCTATCAGTGGCCGATTTATCTTATATCACACTCACCAACACTATCCCAACCTTGGATTATCAAAGCGTTATAAAAATTCACCATTTTGCTTGTAAAAAGCTATATTTAGCACATGATTGATGATTTGGACGAcacaatccaaaaaaaattaagcgtGAAAACTCGGTATTAGAGTTGACTCCTATgataacaaaacaaataaatatgttgaaatttttttgcgAAAATTAAGTGTACaaaaatttataatgttatCTGTTAGTGTTATTGTGAATAATATGTTTAATTACATTGaatataatttgataatttaaaaagttttaCACTCTCAGTCGTTggaatattaatttcatgtatattACTCTTCACTAATTAGTTGAAGGTCTACAATGGCACACCCATACACAAagatatgaatatatatatatgtcacatccacatccaattaaatatgtgaAACACTCCTCCAAATAAATCAGTCCCTTTATTTTATCAGTTTACATGTATTTAATTTGTCGAATACCTATATTTAAACATGAAATTTCATCATCCTTCGCCAACTTTAGTGAGCACCAAACCACGATGGCAAGAAAGATATTAAGGAACTTGAAAAGCTAGCTACATGATAGTGTTACTATATTTGGATAGTCAATCTTTTTCCTTTGACTTACAACTCTTATTCAATTATACTccgcactatttctattaaataatatttaatattatatttaaataaataatttaaaaaataagtatttaatatcgaaagaaaaaaatatattcaacgACCTACTCTAATATTCGACCACCACACACTTCTAGGTCATGTGTGCTCTTGAGAATCTCTCTCATTTATTTCCCCACCCACTTGTTGTGGCCTTGTAGAATGTAATAATAGATGGTGGGTATGGTTAGCTATCTTGATGAAAAACGGACACTTCATTTTGAGTAAGTTAATGTAAACCTGCAAAACATTTAATAATGTTAAAAGTGACGCAGCTagctcttttttatttattagatttaGACATTTTTGAAAGTGATGGAGCATGGAACGTTACCTAGGTGATATGCTTTGGGTTCTGATCCTTAATTCAATCCTAACCCCCCACATCCTCTCTAtatgttactccctccgtccctatttacttgtccatatttccttttttggttgtccctatttagttgtccattttgacaaatcaagaaaggacaacaaattttttcctattatacccttatttacacttcttgaaaattgtaaaagtgtatgttgtttccctccaatttatttcactttaattcaaataagtggttgtaattttgaagtgaaaagttgtcaaaagggtaaaattgtaacttcactgtgctaatcattgttgccttaatctgtgtgtcatttctaaagtggacaactaaaaagggacggagggagtatgttgGATTCACATGCTTTACGTACGAATTACTCTTTACCACTGCATaaacaaaaaggagaagaaaaaaaaaagagttttgaatCTTCTTGTCTTagcattaatttgatttatttggATTTTATATTTGACtggagaaaataatttttgaattgaaattggtTTTGTTCAATTCTCTgtcttaattaatatttctatattggattctttttttcaaatctcGGGCTTTAATTAGAGCTTGATATATTAATTGAAGGAAATTtttttgattatataaaataagatcCATGATTATCAAACGTAGAGGGCGTTTTATTGagtaaacaaaattaaattttgaatcttatTCACACTTAcgtgtatatattttatatggaaatatgtatataagaatataaattttatttaaagttcattgtttgaatatatatatttgataaaatatgtataaatctTTATAAAAATTGTACTAAAAATGATAGTTGTTGCACAAAAAGAGGAGGAGACGTGCACATGTACCCtttcaatttcttaattttactataatttttttaaaaaaattgctttgtttgataaataaagaaaaataccCATAGGGTgagtaatataaaattttagttaattatataGTGTGCGATTTTACTTTAatcaataaaatgaattaattataatCCCCccaaaaaatactaaaattagAGTGAGTATCTATCTAAGCTTGTTCTCCGCCCTCATCTGTAAATCAATTGAACAGATTTTGATAATTGAGATGTGAGTAATctttgagtttatattttgtcaTATGTGACTCTAGGTAGTTATCTTTTCCCTAGGGAATTATCATGGAtgaggaaatatttttattcatatagaACATAGCCtctataattataatattttttttcaaaagaataaaatttaaaaatgtttgtgTAAAGTAACGGCGTTACACAAGACAAGTAGAATTGTCGTGTGGCGGATTGGCCTTGATCTGCATGTTTGCCACGCGTCAGTTGGATTCTGCATAGATTATCACCTAATCTGCGGCATGAGTCTCAACCCATGAGGAAAGTAACGCATTATTTTTCCTGAATGACAATTTCTTTGCATCTTTATTTATATGTCGTATAGCTAACTGATTAGCAACAAACAAATTACTTATCATTACTCTTCCATCAACTATTGTTGTCCATTCGTCATATCATATTAATACATCATTACACTTTTATCTCatctcaaaataaaaacaaattatattccTTTTCCTTCCTTAATAGGAATAGCTAGCTAGTTATAGTAAATGCTGTTTTACCTATAATAAGACATGACATTAAGACTCCGCAGTTTAAAGAAAAAAGGGTTACCTATGATACATTTAACTACGTCGGTTTAATATTATATgttcaaatttttgaataataaaaattgtTGGGCAACAACATACTATACAAGTTATGGTCAAATAATTGAAGAgcttttaattaaagaaaatatgttAAGGTATACACAACGATTCAATACGTAAAACGTGCATGAAGTAAGTAATATGTGTTATAGATGTTAGTCTTTTGagaagtttaattaatttcgtcaaataatttaagaatttCTTTAAAAAGTATATCAAGATGTACGAGATTAATGTCTATCTAAGCATAACAAACTCAATGTGTAAAATGACTATGAAACAAGTAGCATACCATAAAGACGTTAGTCGTCTAAGAAATTTTATGGAAATGTTATTTAGTTTgccttataatatttttcttaaaaaaatattaataatatgtgaaatactttattaatatttttaaaaataaactaactctgtaattttaattttattgttagATACTAATTAATCTCTTCTTTCTTTAGGCTGATGTAAGGTTTTGCTAGAGATGTTCtcttgaaaaattcaaattaaacagCTTGGATAATTCTTAATTTTGCGAAGTAAAAATGTCCATACTTCTGTATGTAACTCACAATGgggtcaaaagaaaaaaaaacacgtCACTTTCTTTCTAATTCTGGGAGATGTAAATGATAGTGAAGGCAAGTTTGGCCAATACTTTAACAAaactataattttaattaatttaaccaaacTTCAAACTATGTTACTAGTGACTACTTTTATAATATACTCCTAGTTATTTAACACATACCAAGTATAGCACTAAAAATAATACTGTAACAAAActctgtttttccttttttattatacAGTAGTTAAATTATAGTAAGAGTTTTAACTAACATTTTAGGTATATTTGGCAcaataaaaaaagtataaaactAAGCTTGTTTTTGGGAAACAAAACTAGATATATATGTGCTAACATGTTTCCAGTAGCTGAAATGTAGAAGATGGTTTTTGCCTCTTGTACTCCTTTTGTCCTCTCTCTATCTCTCTTAAAGCAAACTCCAAATAGTTAAACAACCATTGTTTCATTTTTCTGCTTATTTTTTTCCGCCTACTGTATTTTTTCTCAGAAATTTCCCTATATAAACTAATGCTCTGTGCAACTTTCATACAGTGGTGTTTTCTAAGTTATGGATTTTGGTGGGTTGATGACAGTGGAAGCCATTACTTCAACTGCCCAACAATCTGAGACTAGTAATGGATCTGGGCAACTGAAACAACAGAGATCTGGGGCTTGTGATGACAACATTTGGAGGCCTTCTAAAGTCCCTAAACCTGCAGATGACTTGTCTGCTTTTTGTAAACAGCAAGGCCCTACTTTGTTTATGAGATCTGATTCCCCAAATGATGGACGCGGTCACTCTACTATGCTCAGTTTTTCATCTAATAAGTCTGAAGAAATCCCTTTTCTTTGTACTAATAATGTTTCTGCTAGGAATCTTCCTTTCCCATTGTTTGATTCTGGATCCTACAACACCAGAGCTGCTTCAGGTATCACAAATGTTGTTATCTGCTTAGTTATTTGGGTGGTTGATTCTGTTTAGATTATTAATCACTGGGAAATTAATAAGGCTTTTTGTGTGGAGATTTAGATGTTAATGACGTAGTTCTATTTTAATCATGTTTAGCTGTTTTATTATTTTCCTGTACAACGGATAGAGATGGGtcttttgaaagaaaaactgTAGATTCTGATTGTCTtgtcaataaaagaaaaagctCATTTAAccccaaaaaggaaaaaaattgaacttgtgAAGAATCTTCGTTAATTATATCCTATATTGGGTGGAAGATTTGGTGTTTTATTTGTCCATCTTGGAGAAATTTTGCACATCATTTAAGGGAAAAAAAGTAAATGTAGCAATAAAGTAGGTGCACgaagtaaaacaaaagagagaaaaggaaagaaaaaaatgagactTGATGATATTTGGGTCACAGATATTTATGAAGTACAGTCAACTTTTGGTTAATTGATCTTTCTCTTTGTTCACTTTTTTGATTTGGAGTTGAGCATACTATTCAAGTTCTGATTAGAAAGGTTAAAAATTCTATGCTTTTTCTTGATACAGCTTATGCTTCTGGAGGGTCAAATGAAAGCACGCCTGGCTCTTTCTCTAGGTTCAGAGGTCCATTCACTCCTTCACAGTGGATGGAACTGGAACATCAGGCATTGATCTACAAGCATTTCGTGGCAAATATCCCGGTTCCTCACCAGTTGCTTACTCCTATTAAGAAGTCTCTGAACCCATATGCATTTTCTGGCTTGTCAGCTGATCCCTATGCCTCCAATTGTAAGATTTTTCATTTGCCCTACCTAGTCTTGACATTGATTGTGCCAAAATAGATCATGCGTTTGACCTTATCCATTTAGGTGTTGGTATGGTTATCGACTTATCGTACATGAATTCATCATGGTATACGACAACATTGTTTTTTGGTCAGCATGTTGGTTAAGGTCATCCATTTACATGAATTCATCATTGTACGGCGTTGGATCTTCAGTATACGACAACATTGTTTTTTTTGGTCAGCACATGTTGGTTGAGGTCATCCATTTTTACCATTTAGGTCAAGGGTTCGTATTATCATATTATTCGTATACCGACTTTAGTCGTTCGAAGTTTTGAGCTTTCTTCTGAcgaaaagttattttttagcCACCAGTTTTTTTATTCTTTGACTCTGCCCCAAAATGGAGAAGCAAAATCAAATGGACCAGCACATGTAATGCTGGTTTTACCATTTAATTTTACTCCTTACCTATTACCTAATAGGGAAGAGCTTTCTCAACGATGAAGTTGATTAAGACCGACTTACATAATCTAATGAGGTTTTGAGTGGTTTTTTGGTGtcttatatagaaaataaagtTTCTATTATGggtacattttaaaaaatgagaacTTGTCGAGGAGTGTTGTAATATTATACTTGAATTGTGTTTTTCTAAAATATGCTGTTGTTAGAGtgattttttcatttattcacCTCTTTAAATGTTAACACCACTTACAGTAGATCCCATGTATGCCACTTATTGCTTCATAACAAGGCCATGAATGAAACAACTCCGAAGAGTCTTAAACCTTGTTGCTTATCTGTCTCAGTTACTTTGTAGGGAAATCCCTATTGTCTCTTAGACAATTGGAACCTTATATTGGATTCTAAAGATTTTGGTTCAGTGCTAATCTAGTTCCATTTCTTAATCCTATATATCTGCTTAGAAGTATCTCCATACCTGAATTTGTGATTTCTCGTGTTATATTCTAGGGCGTCCTTTCGCATAAAGGATTTTCTAATAATACACACTTTACTTATTCTGTGATAGATATACATTGTTTTAGGAAGCATGAAGAATATTGTGAAAAAAGTTATTACCTATCAATActttctgttttttcttttcaattttaaagaaTCAATCGTATGACTTatgatttgaaaataataatattctgCATACAGTTCAGAAGTAATTTTATCTCTTAAAAATTGGCGTATTTCTGGACTTCATCTTGTACTTCAGTTTTCCTAACGTTTGGGATATTTGTTCAGCATCTCACATTTTAGGTGAGTTACAGAATGTTCATAGGTAATTTACATCAGACCTTTCAATTTTCAAAGGGTTAGAGGACATTCGCGTAGTTTTTTACTTTCGTGCCATAAAGTTATTTACCAGTGATATATTAGTCTCCTATATTTTTTCTGCTTTTCTGTGTGTTTTTTTCATTTCTGTTTGTTTGTTCATCTTTTGCCTACTTTGTGGTACATGTAGGGGGATGGGGTACTTTCCATCTTGGTTTCGCTGGCAACACTGATCCCGAGCCTGGTAGGTGTCGTCGAACAGATGGAAAGAAATGGCGGTGCTCTCGAGAAGCTGTCCCTGATCAGAAGTACTGTGAAAGACACATAAATAGAGGCCGCCATCGTTCAAGAAAGCATGTGGAAGTACAGAATAACCATGCTGTCTCTGGATCCACCACTTCAAAGGTGGCATCAGTTGCACCCTCCTCATCAGCGACGGTGATATCCAGCAGCGGCACCCTCCTCATCAGCGACGGCGCATCCAACAGCCTTGGTACTGTTCAGCATCAATCTAATAGCTTGCAGCCCAGCGCTGCCAATCCTTCCACTGAGCAGCTTGTCAACAGGTACTAAATATTGAAATGGATGCCTTTATTTCTCGTTAGGCGTTaatcaaaaatttgaaataatttatttgaaaagatTTTGATTATGAAAAGGATTGTCAACaacatttgattttactatcttACCATCGGAAAACCTTGCTggtaataaaaggaaaaagtaaCTAGAAATTcattacatatttattattctttggCCCTAATTGATAAGTCTGAATATGACAGAATCcttatagaaaaattatttatattacaGAATGCTAGGTCATAGAGGTGCCTCTGTGATATCTCCAACAATTTGTGTGAAGCCAAAGGACTTAGCTATTGCAGTTCAAAAGCAACATAATGGAGTTGAACTATCCTCGCAGACTGATTTCGGACTAGTCTCATCGGATTCCCTGCTTAATCCTTCGCAAAGAAATTCCTTTGCAAATCCTAAGAATCCTATTGCTTTCCTAGATTTCAATGACCATGAACAAAGTGAACAACATCCAGTTCACCATTTCATTGATGGATGGGCAAAGGAACAGTCGTCACGCGCCTCTACATCTTGGCCAGATCAACTAAAAGACTGGACTCAACTGTCCATGTCCATTCCCATGACTGCCTCAGATTTCTCATCATCTTCAAGTTCTCCTCGGCAAGAGAAGCTCACTCTTTCCCCTTTAAGGGTATCCCGTGATGTTGATCCCATCCAAATGGGCTTAGGAATGACAAGTAGCTATGGCGAACCTATGCAAAAGACAGCTAATTGGGTACCAGTATCCTGGGAAAATTCACTTGGTGGTCCATTAGGAGAAGTCCTGAATAGTACTGCAGGTTATTCCGGAGATGGCAAGAGTGTCTCAGCTTTGAACCTGGGAACCGAGGTTTGGAATAACAGCCCTTCATTTGGATCATCTCCCACAGGTGTCCTGCAGAAGACAACCTTTGTTTCACTCTCAAACAGTAGTTCAGGGAGTAGTCCACGAGGTGACAGCAAGAAGGTTCAAGAGGGTATTGCCATGTGTGATGACGTGATCGGTTCAACAGTGGCGAGTTCTTTGTGTATTCCTTCGATGGAAGTCTCGTGTTTGATTGAGAACAAATTACACTAGCAGTGTGTTCTCGCCAGATCCAGAACAGTAGAAAGTTACCTTGTTGATTATCTCCTTATTTTTACGTTTCCCCTTTGCTCAGTTTTCAGGGTCTGCTTTTTTTAATCAAAGCTGTTACTTTCGACAAGTATGTCTTGTTGTAACTTAAGACAGACATTTGAGGTTAGCTTATCCATCCAGAGAACTCTAAAAGTATTTGTGATTGTTACCTTGTTTTTTTTCCTGTAACATTAATGTGTAACTCTCGTTTTCTAAGTTTTTTCTTATTGGAGgtttatataaatgaaaaagtTATTTTGCACATTTGGAATTGCAGTTCCAGACTTTTAGTATGTAATTAGCTTGCTAGGGATTTGTAATTAGTTTATACTGCGTAATGAATAAGGTATAGACAATTGATCTTTGTCCAAACCTGGAGCTGCTATGGATTATGGAACGTGCTTTACCAGAAAGATTTCTTCTACAAAGAAACGGATGGTTGTAAAAGTATAAGGTAGGTAGTTTGTTTACACGAAAAGAATCAAATATACCATGGTTCTAATAGTGTAGGGTAGATTGTTTACACGAAAGAGAAGGTTCAAATATACCATTAAACTTTGAAAAAGAACAGTGATTGTAATTACTCATCTGCTGCTTTGATTGCCAAATACTTACTATTATTGGATAGATGTATTTTGGCTGCCAAGTTTTAATAGTCTCCAACCGACGCTTCTACTCTTGACAGTCTCTATTAGCAAAACTAATCTGATTATTGCTCCTCTATAAATGGAAGGCATggcttttaattaattaataccaCGAAAACAAATTTTTATTCATTGTATACTTGATTAAGGTTGCCGTGCTACATGCTATACAGTGTGCTTCTTTTTTCAAGTGTTATAATGCCAAtaaaatagtactccctctataaatatgaaaatatatgaCCACAAGTCCACAACCTATACAATCTTTGTGATGTAGTTATTCATACATATAATGTGGGa
The Solanum stenotomum isolate F172 chromosome 12, ASM1918654v1, whole genome shotgun sequence DNA segment above includes these coding regions:
- the LOC125846349 gene encoding growth-regulating factor 1-like, translating into MDFGGLMTVEAITSTAQQSETSNGSGQLKQQRSGACDDNIWRPSKVPKPADDLSAFCKQQGPTLFMRSDSPNDGRGHSTMLSFSSNKSEEIPFLCTNNVSARNLPFPLFDSGSYNTRAASAYASGGSNESTPGSFSRFRGPFTPSQWMELEHQALIYKHFVANIPVPHQLLTPIKKSLNPYAFSGLSADPYASNWGWGTFHLGFAGNTDPEPGRCRRTDGKKWRCSREAVPDQKYCERHINRGRHRSRKHVEVQNNHAVSGSTTSKVASVAPSSSATVISSSGTLLISDGASNSLGTVQHQSNSLQPSAANPSTEQLVNRMLGHRGASVISPTICVKPKDLAIAVQKQHNGVELSSQTDFGLVSSDSLLNPSQRNSFANPKNPIAFLDFNDHEQSEQHPVHHFIDGWAKEQSSRASTSWPDQLKDWTQLSMSIPMTASDFSSSSSSPRQEKLTLSPLRVSRDVDPIQMGLGMTSSYGEPMQKTANWVPVSWENSLGGPLGEVLNSTAGYSGDGKSVSALNLGTEVWNNSPSFGSSPTGVLQKTTFVSLSNSSSGSSPRGDSKKVQEGIAMCDDVIGSTVASSLCIPSMEVSCLIENKLH